The following coding sequences lie in one Sorghum bicolor cultivar BTx623 chromosome 6, Sorghum_bicolor_NCBIv3, whole genome shotgun sequence genomic window:
- the LOC8069449 gene encoding uncharacterized protein LOC8069449: MDRRACPSLLVLISVLLALAGPVAAGLKAIFAEGVGVADTAVVRRLMTTRLEDGVAPELTVDLELHRRVLAGSSLKPSVFTPNRPACPQSCPARGRPYTGRGCNAIYQCPHG; this comes from the coding sequence ATGGACAGGAGGGCGTGCCCGTCCTTGCTCGTGCTCATCAGCGTCCTACTCGCTCTGGCAGGCCCCGTCGCCGCGGGGCTGAAGGCCATATTCGCGGAGGGCGTGGGGGTCGCCGACACGGCGGTGGTGCGACGTCTGATGACGACGAGGCTGGAGGATGGCGTGGCGCCGGAGCTCACGGTCGATCTGGAGCTGCACCGCCGCGTCCTAGCTGGCAGCTCCTTGAAACCAAGTGTGTTTACTCCAAACCGTCCGGCCTGCCCCCAGTCGTGCCCGGCGCGCGGGAGGCCGTACACCGGCCGGGGCTGCAACGCCATATACCAGTGCCCCCACGGGTAA